A genome region from Microbacterium profundi includes the following:
- a CDS encoding LacI family DNA-binding transcriptional regulator: protein MSRTTIADVAREAGVTKATVSHALSGNRPISDETRSKVLAAAERLNWVPSQSARALATSRANAIAVVLARDPEVIANDSFFPAFIAGVESVLAPTETALILQVVPDRAAEERAYRALSRGRADGALLLDLRTDDWRVPLLAELNLPTVLVGAYDQPSGFSCVRTDDAAPVREIVAKLRTDGHERIAHVSGPLDYVHSKARADAYVDAIGGGSLLREGDFTASSGRALTAELLALPDRPSAILYSNDTMAIAGLSYARSQGLSVPRDLAISGFDDDHLSAHLSPALTSVSSDPAARGRAAARLLREGILGAEPRTELVDCNVVHFRESTESTASTPAPPEVSRRTP from the coding sequence ATGAGCCGCACGACGATCGCCGATGTCGCTCGCGAAGCCGGCGTCACGAAAGCGACGGTCTCGCATGCCCTCAGCGGCAACCGGCCGATCTCGGACGAGACCCGCAGCAAGGTGCTCGCGGCAGCGGAACGCCTCAACTGGGTGCCGAGTCAGAGCGCGAGAGCGCTGGCGACCAGTCGAGCCAACGCGATCGCGGTGGTTCTCGCCCGTGACCCTGAGGTCATCGCCAACGACTCGTTCTTCCCCGCATTCATCGCCGGAGTCGAATCCGTACTGGCGCCGACTGAGACCGCGCTCATCCTTCAGGTCGTCCCCGACCGCGCGGCAGAGGAACGCGCCTATCGGGCGCTCAGTCGCGGTCGGGCGGACGGAGCGCTCCTGCTCGATCTCCGCACGGACGACTGGCGGGTCCCGCTTCTGGCCGAACTGAACCTGCCGACCGTGCTGGTCGGCGCCTACGACCAGCCGAGTGGCTTCTCATGCGTCCGCACCGACGATGCCGCTCCCGTGCGTGAGATCGTCGCAAAGCTCCGCACCGACGGTCACGAGCGCATCGCCCACGTCTCCGGGCCGCTCGACTACGTGCACTCGAAGGCGCGCGCGGACGCATACGTCGATGCCATCGGCGGCGGTTCGCTGCTCCGCGAAGGGGACTTCACCGCCTCGAGCGGCCGCGCTCTGACCGCCGAGCTGCTGGCGCTGCCTGACCGTCCGTCCGCCATCCTGTACTCGAACGACACCATGGCGATCGCCGGTCTGTCCTACGCCCGCTCACAGGGTCTCTCCGTTCCGCGCGATCTCGCTATCTCCGGATTCGACGATGATCATCTGTCTGCTCATCTCTCCCCGGCGCTGACGAGCGTCTCGTCCGATCCCGCCGCGCGAGGTCGCGCGGCGGCCCGCCTCCTGCGGGAAGGCATCCTCGGCGCGGAGCCGCGCACGGAGCTCGTCGACTGCAACGTCGTTCATTTCCGCGAGAGCACCGAATCCACAGCATCCACACCCGCACCACCCGAAGTGTCAAGGAGGACACCATGA
- a CDS encoding NAD(P)-dependent alcohol dehydrogenase codes for MTTVIPAIVAPSATEPLFLGTIERRDVGPEDVRIDIRWAGICHSDIHTVQGDWGAQQYPLTVGHEIAGTVAEVGSDVTKFAVGDRVGVGCLVNSCGECENCAAGSEQHCLKGAIGTYGATDVDGTITQGGYSTGIVVTEDFVLRLPEAIPYEKAAPLLCAGITTYSPLRHWNAGPGKRVAVVGLGGLGHMAVKIAHAMGAEVTVLSRSLSKKDDALALGADHYFATEAPETFRSLRSSFDLIINSVSAAIDINAYLKLLAMDGTLVNVGAPAEPMAVSVGTLIGGRRSFAGSNIGGIAETQEMLDFCAEHGIAPEIEITSADQVNEAWARVLASDVRYRFVIDIETLTA; via the coding sequence ATGACCACTGTGATCCCCGCCATCGTCGCGCCCTCCGCCACCGAGCCGCTCTTTCTCGGCACGATCGAACGCCGCGACGTCGGACCTGAGGACGTGCGCATCGACATCCGCTGGGCGGGGATCTGCCACTCCGACATCCACACGGTGCAGGGCGACTGGGGCGCGCAGCAGTACCCGCTGACGGTGGGCCACGAGATCGCCGGCACGGTGGCAGAGGTCGGCTCCGACGTGACGAAGTTCGCGGTCGGCGACCGCGTGGGTGTCGGGTGCCTTGTCAACTCCTGCGGCGAGTGTGAGAACTGCGCGGCAGGCAGCGAGCAGCACTGCCTGAAGGGTGCGATCGGCACTTATGGCGCCACTGACGTCGACGGCACGATCACGCAGGGCGGCTACTCCACCGGCATCGTCGTCACCGAGGACTTCGTACTGCGGCTGCCGGAGGCGATCCCCTACGAGAAGGCCGCGCCTCTGCTGTGCGCCGGCATCACCACATATTCGCCGCTGCGGCACTGGAACGCCGGTCCCGGCAAGCGGGTCGCCGTGGTCGGCCTCGGCGGGCTGGGCCACATGGCGGTCAAGATTGCGCACGCCATGGGTGCCGAGGTCACCGTGCTGTCCCGTTCGCTGAGCAAGAAGGACGATGCGCTCGCGCTCGGCGCCGACCACTACTTCGCCACCGAGGCCCCTGAGACGTTCCGTTCGCTGCGCTCGAGCTTCGACCTGATCATCAACTCCGTCTCAGCGGCCATCGACATCAACGCGTACCTGAAGCTGCTGGCGATGGACGGCACACTCGTGAACGTGGGCGCACCCGCCGAGCCCATGGCGGTGAGCGTCGGCACGCTCATCGGCGGACGCCGCTCGTTCGCAGGGTCCAACATCGGCGGCATCGCGGAGACCCAGGAGATGCTCGACTTCTGCGCCGAGCACGGCATCGCCCCGGAGATCGAGATCACTTCTGCCGATCAGGTCAATGAGGCATGGGCCAGGGTGCTGGCATCCGACGTGCGCTACCGCTTCGTGATCGACATCGAGACGCTGACGGCCTGA
- a CDS encoding beta-glucosidase family protein — protein MSSTPFDAAVRAVRDGADAAVEAVALYAQHSSEERLWLLDGDDPFWEGQSVMMQEGYNVHPIVHGSIPRLGIPGLRFSDGPRGVVVGKSTAFPVSMSRGATWDTELEQRIGEAIGAEVAAQGGNFFAGVCINLLRHPAWGRAQETYGEDSLLLGEMGSALTRGVQKHVMACVKHYALNSMENARLKVDVTADDATLHEVYLPHFRRVIEEGVAGVMSAYNSVNGEWAGQNKQLLTDILRERWNFKGVTVSDFVFGLRDAALSLEAGLDVEEPFRQIRAEHLETALADGSASWAAVERAGLRIIATQLRFAAALPDEVPSRDVIASPAHTALAREAAARGAVLLRNEPVEGTPVLPLNGTQIRRLAVIGRLADLANTGDHGSSDVRSPYVVTALEGLTSALPDAEIVYVPDDDADAAARAAADCDAAVIVAGYTADDEGEWADPDAFGAELTALFPPHPDGDVAIASMAGAEAMAGGGDRERLTLRPVDEEIIRAVGSANARTVVVIVAAGAVITESWKSSVPGILMGWYAGMEGGNGLADVLLGAADPSGRLPFAIPTSEDHLPYFDRHATEITYDRWHGQRLLDRLGVPAAFPFGFGLSYTQFSLSDAAAEFTGDETARVTVALENTGSRAGRHVVQVYAHRPQVGDRVLLGFTPVALETGERRVITVPLSLRPLAVWSPEADRLITPNGAISLEVASFAGDRDAVDTTLELPAPALVCPRTGSLPDAGA, from the coding sequence ATGTCATCCACACCATTCGACGCCGCCGTCCGGGCAGTCCGAGACGGGGCCGATGCCGCCGTCGAAGCGGTCGCACTGTACGCGCAGCATTCATCCGAAGAGCGCCTTTGGCTGCTCGATGGCGACGATCCTTTCTGGGAGGGACAGAGCGTCATGATGCAGGAGGGGTACAACGTGCACCCCATCGTGCACGGTTCGATCCCGAGACTGGGGATCCCGGGTCTCCGCTTCAGCGACGGCCCCCGTGGTGTCGTCGTGGGCAAGTCGACCGCCTTCCCCGTCTCCATGTCGCGCGGCGCCACCTGGGACACCGAACTCGAGCAGCGGATCGGCGAGGCGATCGGCGCCGAAGTCGCAGCCCAGGGCGGCAACTTCTTCGCAGGGGTCTGCATCAACCTGCTCCGCCATCCCGCGTGGGGCCGCGCTCAGGAGACCTACGGCGAAGACTCACTCCTGCTCGGGGAGATGGGATCCGCCCTCACCCGCGGCGTGCAGAAGCATGTCATGGCCTGCGTCAAGCACTACGCACTCAACTCGATGGAGAACGCCCGCCTGAAGGTCGATGTCACAGCCGATGATGCGACCCTCCACGAGGTGTACCTGCCGCACTTCCGTCGCGTGATCGAGGAAGGCGTCGCCGGTGTGATGTCGGCCTACAATTCCGTAAACGGAGAATGGGCCGGGCAGAACAAGCAATTGCTGACGGATATCCTGCGCGAGCGCTGGAACTTCAAGGGCGTCACCGTATCCGACTTCGTGTTCGGCCTGCGCGATGCCGCTCTCAGCCTCGAAGCCGGACTCGATGTGGAGGAGCCGTTCCGGCAGATCCGCGCCGAGCACCTCGAAACCGCTCTCGCAGACGGATCCGCCAGCTGGGCTGCAGTCGAGCGTGCCGGACTTCGCATCATCGCAACCCAGCTTCGCTTCGCCGCCGCACTGCCGGACGAGGTGCCATCCCGCGACGTCATCGCAAGCCCCGCGCACACGGCTCTCGCACGGGAAGCCGCCGCGCGCGGCGCCGTGCTTCTGCGCAACGAACCGGTCGAAGGCACGCCGGTTCTTCCGCTGAATGGCACGCAGATCCGTCGGCTGGCCGTCATCGGCCGCCTCGCCGACCTCGCCAACACCGGAGACCATGGTTCGTCCGATGTCCGCTCCCCCTATGTCGTCACGGCTCTCGAGGGCCTGACGTCCGCGCTGCCCGACGCCGAGATCGTGTACGTCCCGGACGATGACGCCGACGCTGCGGCGCGAGCAGCCGCGGACTGCGATGCGGCTGTGATCGTCGCGGGCTACACGGCCGACGACGAGGGCGAATGGGCCGATCCCGATGCGTTCGGCGCAGAACTCACTGCGCTGTTCCCGCCGCATCCGGACGGCGACGTCGCGATCGCATCCATGGCCGGCGCCGAGGCGATGGCCGGCGGCGGCGACCGCGAACGGCTCACCCTCCGGCCGGTCGACGAGGAGATCATCCGCGCCGTCGGCTCGGCCAATGCCCGCACGGTCGTCGTGATCGTGGCCGCCGGCGCGGTTATCACCGAATCCTGGAAGTCCAGCGTCCCCGGCATCCTGATGGGCTGGTACGCCGGGATGGAAGGCGGTAACGGACTGGCGGATGTGCTCCTCGGTGCCGCAGATCCTTCCGGGCGCCTGCCGTTCGCCATCCCCACCAGCGAAGACCACCTGCCGTACTTCGACCGGCATGCCACCGAGATCACCTACGATCGCTGGCACGGGCAGCGGCTGCTCGATCGCCTCGGCGTACCCGCCGCGTTCCCATTCGGGTTCGGGCTGTCGTACACGCAGTTCTCCCTCTCGGATGCTGCGGCAGAGTTCACAGGAGACGAGACGGCACGGGTCACCGTCGCACTGGAGAACACAGGTTCACGCGCCGGTCGCCACGTCGTGCAGGTGTATGCCCACCGCCCACAGGTCGGCGACCGCGTGCTGCTCGGCTTCACACCCGTCGCGCTCGAGACTGGAGAACGACGCGTGATCACGGTCCCGCTCTCACTCCGTCCGCTCGCCGTATGGTCACCGGAGGCCGACAGACTGATCACTCCGAACGGAGCGATCAGTCTTGAGGTGGCCTCTTTCGCCGGCGATCGCGATGCAGTCGACACCACTCTCGAACTGCCGGCCCCGGCGCTCGTCTGCCCCCGGACAGGGTCTCTCCCTGACGCAGGCGCTTGA
- a CDS encoding MFS transporter — protein MSSIPATPLASATAPAPADNPRSPIRLAIAIILGNLLWLAPFIAGIGVLLPARLELIAPDEKVAAIAMLSMVGSVVALVANIVFGALSDRTRSRLGRRTPWILLGSAACALSLFALSVVDSVVALVALWCVFQFFLNAIVAPLIAIIPDRVPEKRRGTFSAIYGVGSTIGAGAAGIVAARFLGDTGTGFIVFGVVVLLAGPVVALIAPDRSNKDEPKPPFDRAAILHSFSFPRKGARDFYFALVGKLLFVLAMYSITGYQLYILTDHFALPMIAAAGMLAAIAGIQTVGSLIAGVIAGPLSDRIGRRKAPVAAASIILVIALLVPALWHDSSSMIVFAVLGLGLAFGVFNSVDQALNYAVLPDPATAAKDLGILNMATTGGQILGPVVMSVAVTTLGGYGAGFYLAAGIAVFSAITIMMIRGTR, from the coding sequence ATGTCTTCCATTCCTGCAACACCCCTCGCAAGCGCCACCGCACCGGCGCCTGCTGACAACCCTCGATCCCCGATCCGGCTGGCGATCGCGATCATCCTCGGCAATCTGCTCTGGCTCGCCCCGTTCATCGCCGGGATCGGTGTCCTGCTGCCGGCCCGCCTGGAGCTGATCGCGCCCGATGAGAAGGTCGCAGCCATCGCCATGCTGTCGATGGTCGGCTCGGTCGTCGCGCTGGTGGCGAACATCGTGTTCGGCGCGCTGTCGGACCGGACCAGGTCGCGCCTCGGCCGGCGCACTCCGTGGATACTGCTCGGCTCCGCAGCGTGCGCTCTCTCCCTCTTCGCCCTCTCCGTCGTCGACTCCGTCGTCGCTCTCGTCGCGCTGTGGTGCGTCTTCCAGTTCTTCCTCAATGCGATCGTCGCTCCGCTGATCGCGATCATCCCGGACCGCGTGCCGGAGAAGAGACGGGGAACGTTCTCCGCCATCTACGGTGTCGGCAGCACGATCGGCGCCGGCGCTGCGGGGATCGTGGCAGCGCGCTTCCTCGGCGACACCGGAACCGGCTTCATCGTGTTCGGCGTCGTCGTGCTCCTCGCCGGCCCCGTGGTCGCCCTCATCGCACCGGATCGCTCGAACAAGGACGAACCTAAGCCTCCGTTCGACCGCGCCGCGATCCTGCACTCGTTCTCGTTCCCGCGCAAGGGCGCACGCGACTTCTACTTCGCACTCGTCGGAAAACTTCTGTTCGTTCTCGCGATGTACTCGATCACCGGATACCAGCTCTACATCCTCACCGACCACTTCGCGCTTCCCATGATCGCTGCGGCCGGTATGCTCGCGGCGATCGCCGGGATCCAGACCGTCGGGTCGCTGATCGCGGGCGTCATCGCGGGACCGCTGTCCGACCGCATCGGGCGCCGGAAGGCGCCGGTCGCCGCGGCATCCATCATCCTGGTGATCGCTCTGCTGGTCCCCGCGCTCTGGCACGACAGCTCGTCGATGATCGTGTTCGCCGTGCTCGGCCTCGGGCTCGCATTCGGCGTGTTCAACTCGGTCGACCAGGCGCTGAACTACGCCGTCCTGCCCGACCCGGCCACCGCCGCGAAGGATCTCGGAATCCTCAACATGGCGACCACCGGAGGGCAGATCCTCGGTCCCGTGGTGATGTCCGTGGCCGTGACGACCCTCGGCGGATACGGAGCGGGTTTCTATCTCGCCGCGGGAATCGCAGTGTTCTCCGCGATAACGATCATGATGATCCGCGGCACGCGCTGA
- a CDS encoding alpha/beta fold hydrolase, protein MAAPLAELTRMPNPQLVYAADGTRLATYTWGDIDAPVVVIVHGFASNARDNWVLTGWVRDLTGAGYRVLALDQRGHGASDKPHEAAAYAIRTLAIDVETVMDVYLVEEAFYVGYSLGARVGWEVVRDLPQRITRAVLGGVPDGIPLERLDIGQVRAYADHGEPVQDQTTRNYIALTERVSGNDLHSLLALAGGMRQTRTVDPDPSNAPTRPILFATGSKDAIIEGSRALADAAPHGRFFEIPDRNHFNAPGSRAFKDAALEFIGEAAD, encoded by the coding sequence GTGGCCGCCCCTCTCGCTGAACTGACCCGGATGCCGAATCCACAGCTCGTTTATGCCGCCGACGGCACGCGGCTCGCGACATACACCTGGGGCGACATCGACGCTCCGGTCGTCGTCATCGTGCACGGCTTCGCCTCCAATGCGCGAGACAACTGGGTCCTCACCGGATGGGTGCGCGACCTGACGGGCGCCGGGTACCGCGTCCTCGCGCTCGACCAGCGCGGCCACGGAGCGAGCGACAAGCCGCACGAGGCCGCGGCGTACGCCATCCGCACGCTCGCGATCGACGTCGAAACCGTCATGGACGTCTACCTCGTCGAGGAGGCGTTCTACGTCGGCTACTCGCTCGGCGCGAGGGTCGGATGGGAGGTCGTCCGTGATCTTCCGCAGCGGATCACCCGCGCCGTGCTCGGCGGCGTTCCGGACGGCATCCCGCTCGAACGGCTCGACATCGGCCAGGTGCGCGCGTATGCCGACCACGGTGAGCCGGTTCAGGACCAGACGACCAGGAACTACATCGCCTTGACCGAGCGCGTCTCGGGCAACGATCTGCACTCGCTACTGGCACTGGCCGGAGGCATGCGGCAGACGCGCACTGTCGACCCCGACCCGTCGAACGCACCGACCCGCCCGATCCTGTTCGCAACAGGATCGAAGGATGCCATCATCGAGGGCTCCCGCGCCCTGGCGGATGCTGCGCCGCACGGGCGGTTCTTCGAGATCCCGGATCGCAACCACTTCAATGCGCCGGGTTCCCGCGCGTTCAAGGATGCGGCGCTGGAGTTCATCGGCGAAGCCGCGGACTGA
- the idi gene encoding isopentenyl-diphosphate Delta-isomerase: MVVLVDDAGAPIGTQSKATTHGPTTPRHLAFSCHVVDGDGRVLVTRRALTKQTWPGVWTNSFCGHPAPGESLEDAVRRRAAFELGLEVDMIECVAPDFGYIARDASGIQENEYCPVFIATAASALSPNPDEVAEAQWTTASDLALAAAATPWAFSPWLVEHLPQVLPHLPGKGEGENA, from the coding sequence ATGGTCGTTCTGGTCGACGATGCGGGCGCCCCGATCGGTACGCAGAGCAAGGCGACGACGCACGGGCCCACGACGCCCCGGCATCTTGCGTTCTCCTGTCACGTCGTCGACGGCGATGGACGCGTTCTCGTCACCAGACGCGCTCTGACGAAGCAGACCTGGCCCGGCGTGTGGACGAATTCGTTCTGCGGTCATCCCGCCCCCGGCGAGAGCCTGGAGGATGCCGTCCGGCGCCGCGCCGCGTTCGAACTCGGCCTCGAGGTTGACATGATCGAATGCGTTGCACCGGATTTCGGCTATATCGCCCGCGACGCCTCCGGCATCCAGGAGAACGAGTACTGCCCGGTGTTCATCGCCACCGCTGCCTCCGCCCTGTCTCCGAATCCCGATGAGGTCGCCGAGGCGCAGTGGACGACGGCATCCGACCTGGCGCTCGCGGCTGCAGCCACCCCCTGGGCCTTCAGCCCCTGGCTCGTGGAGCATCTTCCGCAGGTGCTGCCGCATCTGCCTGGGAAGGGGGAGGGCGAGAATGCGTGA
- a CDS encoding MarR family winged helix-turn-helix transcriptional regulator: MADHEVPQESGVRYFSRDSDLVDSSNLTEADIDQCVRVMEALRGWQEAARTLSEASKRYMKLNESDMRAIRMIIRSQQQGRLVTPKDIAHEVGISSASTTKLVDRLVAGGHLLRTQHPSDRRTLCIEVTESTRISAHETIGRQHARRFAAAAAMSPGDREAVIRFLTALSDADEPQGELA; encoded by the coding sequence GTGGCAGACCACGAAGTCCCTCAGGAGTCGGGCGTGCGCTATTTCTCGCGCGACTCAGACCTGGTCGACAGCTCGAACCTGACAGAGGCCGACATCGACCAGTGCGTCAGGGTCATGGAGGCTCTGCGTGGCTGGCAGGAGGCTGCCCGCACGCTCTCGGAGGCGTCCAAGCGCTACATGAAACTCAACGAGAGCGACATGCGCGCGATCCGGATGATCATCAGGTCGCAGCAGCAGGGGCGGCTCGTCACTCCCAAGGACATCGCTCACGAGGTGGGCATCTCCAGTGCATCGACGACGAAGCTGGTCGATCGGCTCGTGGCAGGAGGTCACCTCTTGCGCACCCAGCATCCGAGCGACCGTCGCACACTCTGCATCGAGGTCACCGAATCCACCCGGATCTCCGCTCACGAGACGATCGGGCGCCAGCACGCACGCCGGTTCGCCGCCGCCGCGGCGATGTCGCCAGGTGACCGCGAGGCGGTCATCCGCTTCCTCACGGCGCTCAGCGATGCGGACGAGCCTCAGGGCGAGCTCGCCTGA
- a CDS encoding polyprenyl synthetase family protein codes for MRDPAVGVDDVTAMFDARLTEILAHRRERSRAFSAPYAQLWDALERMASGGKKVRPRLLLDAHAALGGTEERAAVDAACAIELLHVALVIHDDVIDRDLVRRGEMNITGRFASEALLRGAPRREAHSWGEASALLAGDLMLTLAHSVLAGLDVDEPRRRAALDIFDETVFESAAGEHQDVWLSLRLESATADDVLAMADRKTAAYSFQAPLMLAAVLAGAPPAVLEQLTVIARRIGVIYQLRDDVLGVFGDERETGKSTFGDLREGKETLLVSYARSDPAWATVAPYFGDEGMSASEGESLRRVIEESGAPLFVESLISERCAEVHRLIRDSQLPAPMVDQLVDLVSTCGARTS; via the coding sequence ATGCGTGATCCCGCCGTCGGTGTCGATGATGTCACCGCCATGTTCGATGCGAGGCTCACGGAGATCCTCGCTCACAGGAGGGAACGCTCTCGGGCGTTCTCCGCGCCGTACGCGCAACTGTGGGATGCGCTCGAGCGCATGGCGTCGGGCGGCAAGAAGGTGCGTCCCCGACTGCTGCTGGATGCGCACGCGGCGCTCGGCGGCACCGAAGAGCGCGCGGCTGTGGACGCCGCCTGCGCGATCGAGCTGCTGCATGTCGCGCTCGTGATCCACGACGACGTGATCGATCGGGATCTGGTCCGCCGCGGCGAGATGAACATCACCGGACGATTCGCATCCGAGGCGCTGCTGCGCGGTGCGCCGAGACGGGAGGCGCACTCCTGGGGAGAGGCGTCAGCCCTCCTCGCCGGCGACCTCATGCTCACCCTGGCGCATTCCGTGCTCGCAGGGCTCGACGTGGACGAGCCGCGTCGGCGGGCCGCGCTCGACATCTTCGACGAGACGGTCTTCGAGAGCGCGGCGGGTGAGCACCAGGACGTGTGGCTCAGCCTGCGGCTCGAATCCGCAACTGCCGACGATGTGCTGGCCATGGCCGATCGGAAGACCGCAGCCTACTCGTTCCAGGCGCCGCTCATGCTCGCTGCGGTGCTCGCCGGCGCACCGCCGGCCGTTCTCGAACAGCTCACGGTGATCGCTCGTCGCATCGGCGTGATCTACCAGCTCCGCGACGACGTGCTCGGGGTGTTCGGTGACGAGCGCGAGACGGGGAAGTCCACGTTCGGCGATCTGCGCGAGGGAAAAGAGACTCTTCTCGTTTCCTACGCGCGCTCGGACCCGGCCTGGGCCACGGTCGCACCGTACTTCGGCGACGAAGGGATGAGCGCCTCGGAGGGTGAGAGTCTTCGGCGCGTCATCGAGGAGTCAGGCGCACCGCTGTTCGTCGAGTCGCTCATCTCCGAACGCTGCGCGGAGGTGCACCGGCTGATCCGCGATTCGCAGCTTCCCGCTCCCATGGTCGATCAGCTGGTCGACCTCGTCTCGACCTGCGGTGCGCGGACGTCATGA
- a CDS encoding TetR/AcrR family transcriptional regulator, which produces MTVPISIKRRVRMPTAVRRQQIIDVSTSVIAERGYWGLSLQDVADSCGLTVNGVLHHFGSKDGLLVAVLDHRDRVDAIALFEILGIEIPSGASTLDDLSDVIVNTHLDLSTVCRAIVERNGLQPEIVRLYSVLEAESMSPEHPAHDYFTTRQQSTLAAFARLIPQADDAHAIARHLLAVMDGLQLQWLHEPESDLLALWDAVAAGIPALR; this is translated from the coding sequence ATGACCGTTCCCATCAGCATCAAACGCCGTGTCCGGATGCCTACCGCGGTCCGGAGACAGCAGATCATCGACGTCTCGACGTCGGTCATCGCCGAACGCGGATACTGGGGTCTGTCGCTGCAGGATGTCGCCGACTCGTGCGGGCTCACCGTCAACGGCGTTCTGCATCACTTCGGCTCGAAGGACGGTCTACTCGTCGCCGTACTCGATCATCGAGACAGGGTCGACGCCATCGCGCTCTTCGAGATCCTCGGCATCGAGATCCCCTCCGGGGCGTCGACGCTCGACGATCTCAGCGATGTCATCGTCAATACCCACTTGGATCTTTCGACGGTGTGCCGTGCGATCGTCGAGCGCAACGGCCTTCAACCTGAGATCGTCCGCCTGTACAGCGTGCTCGAAGCCGAGTCGATGAGCCCCGAACACCCGGCGCACGACTACTTCACCACCCGCCAGCAGAGCACCCTCGCAGCTTTCGCACGCCTCATCCCGCAGGCCGACGATGCGCATGCGATCGCCCGCCACCTGCTCGCCGTGATGGACGGCCTGCAGCTTCAGTGGCTTCATGAACCGGAGTCCGATCTGCTCGCACTCTGGGACGCCGTCGCCGCCGGCATCCCCGCGCTGCGCTGA
- a CDS encoding phytoene/squalene synthase family protein — MNSTDLALYTSTANASSRVVIRRYSTSFGWASRLLPSGMRDHIARVYALVRITDELVDGPAESAGVDREMRAALLDDLEAETERGIRLGYSTNLVVHAFAMTAREHGIGMRLCAPFFASMRRDLDATVFDEAELDDYIHGSAEVVGLMCLAVFEAGTVRDDRDRARLREGARRLGAAFQKVNFLRDFAGDHDDLGRTYLPAVAPTSPAPALTEASKSEAVTSIREDLRVADEAIPLLDPACRPAVWAARAMFGELTDRLDAAPASALMTTRVRVPDPVKARILVRALAMKARP; from the coding sequence ATGAACTCGACCGACCTCGCTCTCTACACCTCGACCGCGAACGCCAGTTCACGCGTCGTCATCCGTCGCTATTCGACGTCGTTCGGGTGGGCCAGTCGCCTTCTTCCCAGCGGGATGCGCGATCACATCGCCCGTGTCTACGCACTCGTGCGCATCACGGATGAACTCGTCGACGGTCCCGCCGAGAGCGCGGGCGTCGACCGCGAGATGCGGGCGGCGTTGCTTGATGATCTGGAGGCCGAGACGGAGCGCGGCATCCGGCTGGGCTACAGCACGAACCTCGTCGTCCACGCTTTCGCGATGACCGCCCGTGAGCACGGGATCGGGATGAGGCTGTGCGCGCCGTTCTTCGCCTCGATGCGCAGGGATCTCGACGCGACCGTGTTCGATGAAGCAGAGCTCGACGACTACATCCACGGGTCTGCCGAGGTCGTCGGTCTCATGTGCCTCGCGGTCTTCGAGGCCGGAACAGTGCGTGACGACCGCGACCGCGCGCGGCTGCGGGAGGGCGCTCGCCGCCTCGGAGCGGCGTTTCAGAAGGTCAACTTCCTGCGCGACTTCGCTGGCGATCACGACGATCTCGGACGCACCTATCTCCCGGCCGTGGCTCCGACGAGCCCTGCACCGGCACTCACCGAGGCATCCAAGTCCGAGGCTGTCACGTCCATCCGCGAGGATCTCCGCGTGGCCGATGAAGCCATCCCGCTTCTCGACCCCGCGTGCCGACCTGCAGTCTGGGCCGCCAGGGCGATGTTCGGCGAGCTCACCGACCGCCTCGATGCGGCACCCGCGTCGGCGCTGATGACCACCAGAGTCAGGGTGCCAGACCCTGTCAAAGCCAGGATCCTGGTGCGCGCCCTGGCGATGAAGGCGCGTCCGTGA